Proteins from one Leptonema illini DSM 21528 genomic window:
- a CDS encoding AraC family transcriptional regulator codes for MKSHRADNDVMQGFHTRFSDHAVVRAVWCRSERLALNKRSQIEPDANCDFIFCFSEEGDIVSSIFAGFDTVAQPFEATPGNFTYVGIQLQPQAAASMIGADMKDCVNRRLALSELLGSRQSRIRDALERFSRSALAGPEQLSLAHLQPLFGQVRHDSLLVTLQEALKGRPFLDTIAEVADDQGFSIRTLERRSLQSTGLTPRELIRIYRFVRARKLYRPGISFAELALAGGFADQAHMSREFRRIVGRPPSRYFQRRCRPDSRQRLFDLIQ; via the coding sequence GTGAAATCCCATAGAGCAGACAATGACGTCATGCAGGGCTTCCATACTCGCTTTTCGGATCATGCCGTCGTTCGAGCCGTCTGGTGCAGATCCGAACGCCTTGCCCTGAATAAAAGAAGTCAGATTGAGCCCGATGCAAACTGCGATTTTATCTTCTGTTTTTCAGAGGAAGGCGATATCGTAAGTTCCATATTTGCGGGCTTTGATACGGTTGCCCAACCCTTCGAGGCCACGCCAGGCAACTTCACCTATGTCGGCATCCAGCTTCAGCCGCAGGCGGCAGCCTCAATGATCGGTGCCGATATGAAGGATTGTGTGAATCGCCGTCTCGCCCTGTCAGAGCTTCTCGGATCCCGGCAATCCCGAATACGGGACGCTCTCGAGCGCTTCAGCCGCTCTGCCCTGGCCGGGCCCGAACAGTTATCGCTTGCTCATCTTCAGCCGCTTTTCGGCCAGGTCCGCCATGATTCACTGCTTGTTACGTTGCAAGAGGCCTTGAAAGGTCGTCCCTTTCTCGATACGATAGCTGAGGTCGCCGACGATCAGGGTTTTTCTATACGGACGCTCGAACGTCGCTCTTTGCAATCAACTGGACTCACGCCACGCGAGCTGATCCGTATCTATCGCTTTGTGAGAGCGCGAAAGCTGTACAGGCCGGGTATATCCTTTGCCGAACTGGCGCTCGCCGGCGGTTTCGCCGATCAGGCCCATATGAGCCGGGAGTTCAGGCGTATCGTCGGCAGGCCGCCCTCCCGTTATTTTCAGCGACGCTGTCGCCCGGATTCAAGACAGAGGCTCTTTGATTTGATACAGTAG
- a CDS encoding MerR family transcriptional regulator gives MPEEPIYTTGELARRAGVSQRTIRYYEELGLVRPTSRLPGGRRLFTEDALQRLRFISRLKKVGLSLEEMHHINQVFTINQSTTIMLQEVDCILQDHLLRIEQQKKDLEQAEKEIDDFRRQIQLRIRKLGKPAEKAGAE, from the coding sequence ATGCCTGAAGAACCCATATATACAACCGGCGAACTGGCCCGTCGTGCCGGCGTCAGTCAGCGCACCATCCGCTATTACGAGGAGCTGGGTCTTGTGAGGCCGACGTCTCGCCTGCCCGGCGGCCGTCGCCTTTTCACCGAAGATGCCCTGCAGCGCCTGCGCTTCATCAGCCGCCTGAAAAAGGTCGGGCTCAGCCTCGAAGAGATGCACCACATCAATCAGGTCTTCACGATCAATCAGTCGACGACGATCATGCTTCAGGAAGTGGACTGCATCTTACAGGATCACCTGCTTCGCATCGAACAGCAGAAGAAGGACCTCGAACAGGCCGAGAAAGAGATCGATGACTTCAGGCGGCAGATTCAGCTGCGCATCCGCAAGCTCGGCAAACCGGCAGAAAAGGCCGGGGCGGAGTAG
- a CDS encoding SPOR domain-containing protein, producing MAGIQNIDFSQKLSGVPAGSARPAAQQKNPIELSRILGWGLAGAILVFTAGILAGLKIAELRSIEKNLVKYPDGKPTSFANAASEPAAAVQEEERPAAVREPARATLIIRIGAFSAKRAGELARSLNQMEELDGIRFQACKGVEDLNPDRAHVFAVPVEGSDSHRLFAGCYATKEDAKKALEALKSTGVASLKESKLYELE from the coding sequence ATGGCGGGCATTCAGAACATCGATTTTTCGCAGAAGCTGTCGGGCGTTCCGGCCGGTTCAGCCCGCCCTGCCGCCCAGCAGAAGAATCCCATTGAGTTATCGCGAATTCTCGGATGGGGCCTCGCCGGAGCTATCCTCGTCTTTACGGCCGGCATTCTGGCCGGACTGAAGATCGCCGAGCTGCGAAGCATCGAGAAAAACCTGGTTAAATATCCCGATGGCAAACCCACGTCGTTTGCTAACGCTGCAAGCGAACCCGCCGCAGCTGTTCAAGAAGAGGAACGTCCCGCTGCGGTTCGAGAGCCGGCGCGGGCGACGCTGATCATTCGCATCGGCGCCTTCTCGGCAAAGCGTGCCGGAGAGCTGGCCCGATCGCTCAATCAGATGGAAGAGCTCGATGGCATCCGCTTTCAGGCCTGCAAGGGCGTCGAGGATCTCAATCCCGACCGTGCCCATGTCTTTGCCGTACCCGTCGAGGGCTCTGATAGCCATCGCCTCTTTGCCGGTTGTTATGCGACAAAAGAGGACGCAAAGAAGGCTCTTGAGGCCCTGAAAAGCACCGGAGTCGCTTCCCTGAAAGAAAGCAAGCTTTACGAGCTCGAATAG
- a CDS encoding acetylornithine/succinylornithine family transaminase, translating to MHDHNHDHHGETAASPDIWQPPSYEEVEEKTRQYVLGTYTRYPVAFYFGQGAMLYDLEQKEYIDFLSGISVTNLGHGEADIVEAIREQAERIIHSSNLYYNAEQAQFAEALILHTFPGKVFFSNSGAEANEAAFKLMRRHGQLNKSGAQRIIATEHSFHGRTAAAMAMTGNTKIRTGFGNLLPEISHIPADLTTLERTFEQYGGEICGMIFEIVQGEGGINPLPVDFVRRARELCTQYNAVLVVDEIQTGLGRTGKLFAFEHYDILPDAMSLAKSLGGGLPLGALIISEEHAATLEAGMHGSTFGGNHLACRVGFEILRILVGREIVDNVNAMSEYFFQRLKMMQEKIPAIQDVRGIGLMIGIELDRPSRPVAARCLEKGLIVNATADTVIRLLPPLNLDLDTAARGLDLLEEAFLELKS from the coding sequence ATGCACGATCATAATCACGACCATCACGGCGAAACGGCGGCATCGCCCGACATCTGGCAGCCCCCATCCTATGAAGAGGTCGAAGAGAAGACGCGCCAGTACGTGCTGGGAACCTATACCCGTTATCCCGTCGCATTCTATTTCGGTCAGGGAGCGATGCTCTATGATTTAGAACAGAAAGAGTATATCGACTTCTTAAGCGGCATCTCGGTCACAAATCTCGGTCATGGCGAGGCCGATATCGTTGAGGCTATTCGTGAGCAGGCCGAGCGAATCATTCACAGCTCCAATCTTTATTATAACGCCGAACAGGCGCAGTTTGCCGAGGCGCTGATCCTGCATACGTTTCCTGGTAAGGTCTTCTTCTCGAACTCCGGTGCCGAGGCGAACGAGGCCGCCTTCAAGCTCATGCGGCGTCACGGCCAGCTCAATAAATCGGGAGCGCAGCGCATCATTGCCACCGAGCACAGCTTTCATGGACGTACGGCGGCTGCCATGGCGATGACGGGCAATACAAAGATTCGCACGGGCTTCGGTAACCTGCTTCCAGAGATCTCGCATATTCCGGCCGACCTGACGACGCTCGAACGCACGTTCGAGCAGTACGGCGGCGAGATCTGCGGTATGATCTTCGAGATCGTTCAGGGTGAAGGCGGCATCAATCCGCTTCCCGTCGATTTTGTGCGTCGGGCGCGAGAGTTATGCACTCAGTATAACGCCGTTCTTGTCGTCGACGAGATTCAGACGGGGCTCGGACGTACAGGCAAGCTTTTCGCCTTCGAGCATTATGATATCCTTCCCGATGCGATGAGCCTTGCCAAATCTCTTGGCGGCGGGCTTCCGCTTGGCGCCCTGATCATTTCAGAGGAGCATGCGGCGACGCTTGAAGCGGGCATGCATGGCAGCACGTTCGGCGGCAATCATCTGGCCTGTCGCGTCGGTTTTGAGATCCTGCGCATCCTGGTCGGGCGAGAGATCGTCGATAACGTCAACGCCATGTCGGAGTACTTCTTCCAGCGTCTGAAGATGATGCAGGAGAAGATCCCCGCCATTCAAGATGTGCGCGGCATCGGCCTGATGATCGGTATTGAGCTGGACCGGCCCTCGCGACCGGTCGCCGCTCGATGCCTTGAAAAAGGCCTGATCGTAAACGCCACCGCCGACACGGTCATCCGCCTGCTTCCGCCGCTAAACCTCGATCTCGATACGGCGGCTCGCGGCCTTGATCTGCTTGAAGAGGCCTTTCTCGAACTGAAGTCCTGA
- a CDS encoding phospho-sugar mutase — protein sequence MSNPTIQARILDWCAPSFPLEIRDEAAKIYQRFLSGDRSEDVFAFMEEIKFGTGGLRGVLGHGPNRMNAWTVGKSTLGFAHYLNKNFNSPSVVIAHDSRRMSVEFARITAGVFAGQGVKVHLFDGVTPTPILSYATRRLKASGGVVITASHNPPEYNGYKVYLSDGSQFTGDDQVALEKEIESIKDWNIPFVEPDEPMYQKNVMVVGDQIKKAYYDEFDGVSWVKKLSKPLTIAYSPLHGTGGPYMPGLLEKYGAKVIPVAEQIEPDGEFPTVAFPNPEEPEALDLCRQTALKHNADLFVATDPDADRMGAGIRNADGDYTLINGNQTGSILCAFLCENYAKPGAQVFKTIVTTELQKRIAEAHGVAVRDVLTGFKYIAEQMRWLENDQAGFDSSKDYYLFGGEESYGYLPVEFVRDKDSLASTLLLCMVADQKGNLLDYLDEVYLKYGLYLEDLKSVTMKGLDGLERMNRTIDGLRATDMKGMKLGERTIVSVLDYKLQTVDGKADANRFANLPKSNVLQFILDAEGVLTIRPSGTEPKVKLYASLKHRLQPQSIEELRSLRKELENELSTVSGLFLAKTGLTG from the coding sequence ATGTCCAATCCGACCATCCAGGCCCGCATCCTCGACTGGTGCGCTCCTTCCTTTCCGCTCGAAATCAGAGACGAAGCGGCGAAGATCTATCAGCGCTTTCTTTCAGGGGACCGCAGCGAAGACGTCTTCGCTTTTATGGAAGAGATCAAATTCGGCACTGGCGGCCTGCGCGGCGTGCTCGGCCACGGACCGAATCGCATGAACGCGTGGACGGTCGGAAAGTCGACTCTCGGCTTCGCGCATTATCTCAACAAGAATTTCAATTCCCCGTCTGTCGTCATCGCCCATGATTCGCGGCGTATGAGCGTCGAGTTCGCTCGCATCACGGCCGGCGTCTTTGCCGGACAGGGCGTCAAGGTGCATCTGTTCGACGGCGTCACGCCGACGCCCATCCTGTCGTATGCAACACGTCGCCTGAAGGCCTCCGGAGGCGTCGTCATCACGGCTTCGCATAACCCTCCGGAGTATAACGGCTATAAGGTTTATCTCTCAGACGGTTCTCAGTTTACGGGCGATGACCAGGTTGCCCTGGAAAAAGAGATCGAATCGATCAAGGACTGGAACATCCCCTTTGTCGAGCCCGACGAGCCGATGTATCAGAAGAACGTCATGGTCGTCGGCGATCAGATCAAGAAGGCCTATTACGACGAGTTTGACGGCGTTTCATGGGTGAAGAAGCTTTCTAAGCCTCTGACCATCGCCTATTCGCCTCTGCATGGCACGGGCGGTCCGTATATGCCAGGCCTGCTCGAAAAATATGGAGCAAAGGTGATTCCCGTCGCCGAGCAGATCGAACCCGACGGCGAATTCCCCACCGTCGCCTTCCCCAATCCCGAGGAGCCCGAGGCGCTTGATTTATGCCGGCAGACCGCGCTGAAGCATAATGCCGATCTTTTCGTGGCCACCGATCCCGATGCCGACCGCATGGGAGCGGGCATCCGGAACGCCGACGGCGATTATACGCTGATCAACGGCAACCAGACCGGTTCGATTCTCTGCGCCTTCCTCTGCGAGAACTATGCAAAACCCGGAGCGCAGGTCTTCAAGACGATCGTTACGACCGAGCTTCAGAAGCGTATCGCCGAGGCGCATGGAGTGGCCGTGCGCGACGTATTAACAGGCTTCAAGTATATCGCCGAACAGATGCGCTGGCTCGAAAACGATCAGGCCGGATTCGACTCTTCGAAAGACTATTACCTGTTCGGTGGGGAAGAATCCTATGGCTACCTGCCCGTAGAATTTGTTCGCGACAAAGACTCGCTTGCATCGACGCTTCTTCTGTGTATGGTCGCCGATCAGAAGGGAAACCTTCTCGATTATCTGGATGAGGTGTATCTCAAGTACGGTCTCTATCTTGAAGATCTGAAGTCGGTGACGATGAAAGGCCTTGATGGACTCGAACGCATGAATCGAACGATCGACGGCCTTCGCGCCACAGACATGAAAGGCATGAAGCTGGGCGAACGCACCATCGTCTCCGTTCTCGACTATAAACTGCAAACCGTCGACGGCAAAGCCGATGCAAATCGATTCGCCAATCTGCCGAAATCGAACGTCTTACAGTTTATCCTCGACGCCGAGGGTGTGTTAACGATACGCCCGTCGGGCACAGAGCCGAAAGTGAAGCTCTATGCGAGCCTGAAGCACCGCCTGCAACCGCAGAGCATCGAAGAGCTGCGATCGCTGCGCAAAGAGCTTGAGAACGAACTCTCAACCGTGTCGGGATTGTTTCTTGCAAAAACGGGCCTGACGGGTTAA
- a CDS encoding acyl-CoA dehydrogenase family protein, with translation MNFDLSPEQDALRQNVRSFAEAEIAPRAGELDEKEEFSYDLTARMADIGLFGMIIPEEYGGQGLDYLSYIIAVEELARVDASQAATIAADNSLGINPIYYFGNDEQKRYWLPPLCSGKMLAAFGLTEPDAGSDASASRTTAVKDGNEWVINGSKMFITNAATDITGVIIVQAVTDRRPDGRPELSCFLLPADTKGFEARTLHGKMVWRASNTAQLFFNDCRVPESNMLGQRGEGFKQMMRTLDGGRLSIGAMGLGGAQGAFELGLKYAKEREQFGRPIGEFQVNAFKIADMALQVEAARNMLYRACFYADEGRPYGQAGAMAKLYCSEVMRMCVLHAQQLHGGYGLMKEYAIERFYRDQRLLEVGEGTSEIQRLVIARSLGLNVR, from the coding sequence ATGAATTTCGACCTGAGTCCGGAACAGGACGCCCTTCGCCAGAACGTTCGCAGCTTTGCCGAGGCAGAGATCGCCCCTCGAGCCGGGGAGCTTGACGAGAAAGAAGAGTTCTCGTATGATCTGACGGCTCGCATGGCCGATATCGGCCTCTTTGGTATGATCATTCCCGAAGAATACGGCGGGCAGGGACTGGACTATCTCTCTTATATCATAGCAGTCGAAGAACTGGCCCGCGTCGATGCCTCTCAGGCGGCGACGATTGCGGCGGATAACTCTCTCGGCATCAATCCGATCTATTACTTCGGGAACGACGAACAGAAGCGCTACTGGCTTCCGCCGCTCTGCTCGGGCAAGATGCTGGCCGCCTTCGGCCTGACTGAACCCGATGCCGGTTCCGATGCCTCAGCGTCGCGCACGACGGCGGTGAAGGACGGTAACGAGTGGGTGATCAACGGATCGAAGATGTTTATCACGAATGCGGCGACCGACATCACCGGCGTGATTATCGTGCAGGCGGTCACCGATCGCCGTCCCGATGGCAGGCCTGAGTTATCGTGCTTTCTTCTGCCGGCCGATACAAAGGGCTTCGAGGCGCGCACGCTTCATGGCAAGATGGTCTGGCGAGCGTCGAATACGGCGCAGTTATTCTTTAACGACTGCCGCGTACCCGAGTCGAACATGCTCGGGCAGCGAGGCGAGGGCTTCAAGCAGATGATGCGTACCCTCGATGGCGGACGTTTATCCATCGGAGCGATGGGACTTGGCGGCGCCCAGGGAGCCTTCGAGCTTGGATTAAAGTACGCGAAAGAGCGTGAGCAGTTCGGACGGCCGATCGGCGAGTTTCAGGTGAACGCCTTCAAGATCGCCGATATGGCCCTTCAAGTAGAGGCCGCCCGTAACATGCTCTATCGCGCCTGCTTCTATGCCGATGAGGGACGTCCGTACGGACAGGCGGGCGCCATGGCGAAGCTCTACTGCTCCGAGGTGATGCGCATGTGCGTTCTGCATGCACAGCAGCTGCACGGCGGATACGGCCTTATGAAAGAGTATGCCATCGAACGTTTTTATCGCGACCAGAGGTTGCTTGAGGTCGGCGAGGGTACGTCCGAGATACAGCGTCTTGTGATTGCGCGCTCGCTCGGTCTGAATGTACGTTGA
- a CDS encoding succinate dehydrogenase/fumarate reductase iron-sulfur subunit, whose product MKITLNIWRQNGSEDKGRLVKYEVDGVSEHWSFLETLDVLNNRLIHKGEEPVAFDHDCREGICGMCGFMINGTAHGRKFSPEGRTTVCQLHMHKFKDGDELTLEPWKAKAFPVIKDLMVNRSSFDKVIQAGGYVSVNTGSAQDGNTVPVPKGDADEAMNAAECIGCGACVASCKNASAMLFVSAKVSHLGLLPQGQPERARRVQKMVARMDEVGFGNCTNQYECEASCPKGISVSFISRMNRDFICTMAKDTSDVGDSAAG is encoded by the coding sequence ATGAAGATTACTCTGAATATCTGGAGACAGAACGGCTCCGAAGATAAAGGCCGTCTGGTCAAATATGAAGTGGACGGCGTCAGCGAACACTGGTCCTTTCTGGAAACACTCGACGTATTGAACAACCGCCTGATCCATAAAGGCGAAGAGCCGGTAGCCTTCGACCACGACTGCCGCGAAGGCATCTGCGGCATGTGCGGATTTATGATCAACGGAACGGCGCACGGTCGCAAGTTCTCTCCGGAAGGAAGGACGACCGTATGCCAGTTGCACATGCATAAGTTCAAGGATGGCGACGAGCTCACGCTTGAGCCGTGGAAGGCGAAGGCATTCCCGGTTATCAAAGACCTGATGGTAAACCGTTCGTCCTTCGATAAGGTTATCCAGGCAGGCGGCTACGTATCGGTCAACACCGGATCGGCTCAGGACGGCAACACCGTTCCCGTGCCGAAGGGCGACGCCGATGAGGCCATGAACGCCGCCGAATGTATCGGCTGCGGCGCCTGTGTGGCCTCGTGCAAGAACGCCTCGGCGATGCTTTTCGTCTCGGCGAAGGTCTCGCATCTGGGCCTGCTTCCGCAAGGACAGCCCGAGCGTGCTCGACGCGTTCAGAAGATGGTCGCCCGCATGGACGAGGTCGGCTTCGGCAACTGTACGAACCAGTATGAATGCGAGGCCTCCTGCCCGAAAGGCATCAGCGTCAGCTTTATCTCTCGTATGAACCGCGACTTTATTTGCACGATGGCAAAGGATACCTCTGACGTCGGCGATAGCGCCGCCGGTTGA
- a CDS encoding VOC family protein, translating to MKAKLSLTAILVDDMKASRAFYESGLQQIVTVDSESHVSYEGGFSLWLRPMAVELIAGVKAPPREKSGLQNIEYELSFECDDIEAMRRHLLGLGHSLIHEIREEPWGQRLFRLCDPDGHVVEIGEPMIAALKRIHAETGDIEQTSLRTHTPVDVLRWLLD from the coding sequence ATGAAAGCAAAACTATCCCTGACCGCAATACTGGTCGACGACATGAAGGCCAGTCGAGCCTTCTATGAATCCGGATTGCAGCAGATCGTCACAGTCGACAGCGAATCGCATGTTTCTTATGAAGGTGGATTCTCGCTCTGGCTGCGCCCGATGGCCGTTGAATTAATCGCCGGGGTGAAGGCGCCGCCACGCGAGAAATCCGGCTTACAGAACATAGAATATGAACTGAGCTTTGAATGCGACGACATAGAGGCGATGCGCCGGCATCTTCTCGGCCTCGGACATTCGCTGATCCATGAGATCAGAGAAGAACCCTGGGGGCAGCGGCTCTTTCGCCTCTGCGATCCTGACGGTCACGTCGTCGAGATCGGCGAACCGATGATCGCCGCTCTGAAGCGCATCCACGCAGAGACGGGCGACATCGAACAGACATCGTTAAGAACTCATACGCCCGTCGACGTATTACGGTGGCTTCTCGACTAA
- a CDS encoding gamma-glutamylcyclotransferase family protein, whose amino-acid sequence MYYFAYGSNMDMADLSRWCKDKGHDLSSFCLHKLGIAYLEDFKLAFNYYSTLRKAGAANIMPSKGNRVYGLLFEVDEKTRDQILRPKEGHPKHYLEMECKVIFNDSPVEAITYKVVLNKEKSGHQHPTKEYLNLIVSNGCENGFPKDYMTQLTVFSTL is encoded by the coding sequence ATGTATTATTTTGCCTACGGCTCTAATATGGATATGGCCGATCTCAGCCGATGGTGCAAGGATAAAGGACATGATCTTTCTTCCTTCTGTCTTCACAAGCTGGGCATAGCCTATCTGGAAGATTTTAAATTGGCTTTTAATTACTATTCCACGCTCAGAAAGGCCGGTGCAGCTAACATTATGCCGTCGAAAGGCAACAGGGTGTACGGCCTGCTGTTCGAAGTGGATGAGAAAACCAGAGACCAGATTCTTCGCCCTAAAGAAGGGCATCCAAAACATTATCTTGAGATGGAATGCAAGGTGATTTTTAACGATTCCCCTGTGGAGGCCATCACCTATAAGGTCGTACTCAACAAGGAAAAGTCCGGGCATCAACATCCTACGAAAGAATACCTCAACCTGATTGTGAGTAACGGTTGCGAGAACGGATTCCCCAAAGATTACATGACACAGCTGACTGTTTTTTCGACGCTATAG
- a CDS encoding type II toxin-antitoxin system VapB family antitoxin: MKTTDDELVAKAMELSGIREQTALLNEGLKALIEKAARQRLSNPGGTLPELHEVRRRRS, from the coding sequence ATGAAAACCACGGATGATGAGCTTGTGGCAAAGGCTATGGAGCTGTCCGGGATTCGTGAGCAAACTGCACTTTTGAACGAAGGACTGAAAGCCCTGATAGAGAAGGCGGCCCGGCAAAGGCTGTCAAATCCTGGTGGCACACTTCCGGAGCTTCACGAAGTTCGACGCAGAAGATCCTGA
- a CDS encoding carboxyl transferase domain-containing protein: MSVLESKIHTGSEQFRENTAFHKGLLAELKERSAAARAGGSEKAVALHRSRGKLTVRERVDALIDPGSAFLEFSTLAAFDMYGGEVPSAGIVTGIGMVEGVECVIVANDATVKGGTYFPMTVKKHLRAQEIAEQNRLPCIYLVDSGGAHLPSQAEVFPDRDHFGRIFFNQAQMSAKGIPQIAVVMGSCTAGGAYIPAMADETIIVKGNGTIFLAGPPLVKAATGEEVTAEELGGGDVHTRVSGVADHLAEDDAHALELARSIVRNLNRRRHTWLDIVEPVAPLYDPEEIYGVLPKDLRTPFDVREILARMLDGSEFHEFKSRYATTIVCGYGRIHGYPVGIVANNGVLFSESALKAAHFIQMTDQRRIPLLFLQNITGFIVGREYENRGIARDGAKMVMAVANAKVPKFTLVTGGSFGAGNYGMCGRAYSPRMLYMWPNSRISVMGGEQAAGVLWTIRQEQMAREAVQAGKNPKEAMPEPAELEEQGRRFKEPVLATYDREGSPYYSTARLWDDGILDPAHSREALALSIAASLNGPLPLQEEGLSYGIFRM, from the coding sequence ATGTCTGTACTGGAGAGCAAGATCCACACGGGATCAGAGCAGTTTCGCGAGAATACGGCATTTCATAAAGGATTACTGGCCGAGCTGAAAGAGCGATCGGCTGCGGCACGAGCCGGCGGCTCCGAGAAGGCCGTCGCCCTGCATCGCAGCCGCGGTAAGCTGACGGTGCGCGAGCGCGTCGATGCGCTGATCGATCCCGGCTCGGCCTTTCTTGAGTTCTCGACTCTGGCCGCCTTTGATATGTACGGCGGCGAGGTGCCGTCGGCCGGTATCGTAACGGGCATCGGAATGGTCGAAGGCGTGGAATGTGTCATCGTGGCTAACGATGCAACCGTTAAGGGCGGAACGTATTTTCCCATGACGGTGAAGAAGCATCTGCGTGCGCAGGAGATCGCAGAACAGAATCGCCTGCCCTGCATCTATCTCGTCGATTCAGGCGGAGCGCATCTTCCGTCGCAGGCCGAGGTCTTTCCCGATCGCGATCATTTCGGCCGCATCTTCTTTAACCAGGCGCAGATGAGCGCGAAGGGTATTCCACAGATCGCCGTCGTTATGGGCTCCTGCACGGCCGGCGGAGCCTATATTCCGGCGATGGCCGATGAAACGATCATCGTCAAAGGCAACGGGACGATCTTTCTGGCCGGGCCGCCGCTTGTGAAGGCCGCTACAGGAGAAGAGGTGACGGCAGAAGAGTTAGGCGGAGGAGACGTTCACACCCGCGTGTCGGGCGTCGCCGATCATCTCGCCGAGGACGACGCCCATGCGCTTGAGCTTGCGCGCAGCATCGTGCGCAACCTGAACCGGCGCCGGCATACCTGGCTCGATATCGTCGAGCCTGTCGCTCCGCTCTATGATCCCGAGGAGATCTACGGCGTGTTGCCGAAGGACCTGCGCACCCCGTTTGACGTGCGCGAGATTCTCGCACGCATGCTTGACGGATCGGAGTTCCATGAATTCAAATCGCGCTATGCGACGACGATCGTCTGCGGCTACGGCCGGATTCATGGTTATCCGGTAGGTATCGTCGCAAACAACGGCGTGCTCTTCTCAGAGTCCGCTTTGAAGGCGGCGCACTTTATTCAGATGACCGATCAACGACGCATCCCGCTGCTCTTTTTACAGAACATCACCGGCTTTATCGTGGGGCGGGAGTATGAGAATCGCGGTATCGCCCGTGACGGTGCGAAGATGGTGATGGCCGTCGCAAACGCAAAAGTACCGAAGTTCACGCTCGTTACCGGCGGGTCGTTCGGCGCCGGCAATTACGGCATGTGCGGGCGCGCCTATTCTCCGCGCATGCTCTATATGTGGCCGAATTCGCGCATCTCTGTTATGGGCGGCGAGCAGGCGGCGGGAGTGCTCTGGACGATCCGACAGGAGCAGATGGCGCGAGAGGCAGTGCAGGCGGGTAAAAATCCTAAAGAAGCGATGCCCGAGCCGGCCGAGCTTGAAGAGCAGGGCAGGCGCTTTAAAGAGCCTGTTCTTGCCACGTATGATCGAGAAGGCTCTCCGTATTATTCAACGGCTCGCCTGTGGGATGACGGAATCCTTGATCCGGCGCACAGTCGTGAGGCGCTTGCTCTGTCCATCGCCGCTTCGCTGAACGGACCTCTGCCGCTTCAGGAAGAAGGCTTGAGCTACGGCATCTTTCGTATGTGA